In a single window of the Myxococcales bacterium genome:
- a CDS encoding pyruvate, phosphate dikinase has product MNRWLYTFGCDPSTAVPPERVPDRAAAAALLGGKGAGLVDMARLGIPVPPGFTLTTEVARHRLAHAGDPDGLADEIRTAVAAIGAATGTVFGDAARPLLVSVRSGAPVSMPGMMDTILNLGLNPTTVVGLAARTGDARFAWDCYRRFLAMYAEVVLGVGAHDDEHVESVFERLLTDRKYATRAARDSDLDAAALEDLCGQYHAAIRAATGADFPDDVDAQLTGAIAAVFRSWDNPRADAYRRMHGISAAMGTGVTVQAMVFGNLGETSATGVAFTRDPATGRRALYGEFLVNAQGEDVVAGVRTPRPIDEMAADFPEAHAGLLDVCARLEAHHKDMQDLEFTVQDRQLWMLQSRAGKRTGKAMVKIAVDQVHEGLIDQATAILRIEPSKLDELLHPTIDPKNRPTALTKGLPASPGAAIGAIVFSAVEADVAAAKGERVLLVRTETSPEDIVGMQAAVGILTARGGMTSHAAVVARGMGKPCITGASGLRVEAARGQVTLLGKGGAPDRVFRRGEVLTLDGSTGEVFAGPAPLAPAAVTDELAELMVWVDQTRTLKVRTNADTAADARTARAFGAEGIGLCRTEHMFFAADRILAVREMILASDEAGRRAALAKILPMQQADFTEIFTAMDGLPVTIRLLDPPLHEFLPHAAAEVAAVAADLGVLPDAIVAKVSALTESNPMLGHRGCRLAITFPEIYQIQAVAIARAAIAAQAAGVAVHPEIMIPLVMVPAELATLRAQVAAEVDRELAAAGATIPYTIGTMIELPRACLVADQIAAHADFFSFGTNDLTQTTLGISRDDVASFLPAYLGADLLPADPFVSLDVGGVGQLVQLAVERGRRAKPGLKIGVCGEHGGDPASVDAFHRFGLDYVSCSPFRVPIARVAAARAALAHGPRGAKDPS; this is encoded by the coding sequence ATGAATCGCTGGCTCTACACCTTCGGCTGTGATCCCTCGACCGCGGTGCCGCCCGAGCGCGTGCCCGATCGCGCCGCCGCCGCGGCGCTCCTGGGCGGCAAGGGCGCCGGCCTGGTGGACATGGCCCGGCTCGGCATCCCGGTGCCGCCGGGGTTCACGCTCACCACCGAGGTCGCGCGCCACCGCCTGGCCCACGCCGGCGATCCCGACGGGCTCGCCGACGAGATCCGGACCGCGGTCGCCGCGATCGGCGCCGCCACCGGCACGGTCTTCGGCGACGCCGCGCGGCCGCTCCTGGTCAGCGTGCGCTCGGGCGCGCCGGTGTCGATGCCCGGCATGATGGACACGATCCTCAACCTCGGCCTCAACCCGACCACCGTGGTCGGGCTGGCGGCGCGCACCGGCGACGCCCGGTTCGCGTGGGACTGCTACCGTCGGTTCCTGGCGATGTACGCCGAGGTCGTGCTGGGGGTCGGCGCCCACGACGACGAGCACGTCGAGAGCGTGTTCGAGCGGCTCCTGACCGATCGCAAGTACGCGACCCGCGCCGCCAGGGACTCCGACCTCGACGCGGCGGCCCTCGAGGACCTGTGCGGCCAGTACCACGCGGCGATCCGCGCCGCGACCGGCGCCGACTTCCCGGACGACGTCGACGCCCAGCTCACCGGCGCGATCGCGGCGGTGTTCCGGTCGTGGGACAACCCGCGCGCCGACGCCTACCGCCGGATGCACGGCATCTCGGCCGCGATGGGCACCGGCGTCACCGTCCAGGCGATGGTGTTCGGCAACCTCGGCGAGACCTCGGCCACCGGCGTCGCGTTCACCCGCGATCCCGCCACCGGCAGGCGCGCGCTCTACGGCGAGTTCCTGGTCAACGCCCAGGGCGAGGACGTCGTCGCCGGCGTGCGCACGCCGCGCCCGATCGACGAGATGGCCGCGGACTTCCCCGAGGCCCACGCCGGCCTGCTCGACGTGTGCGCGCGGCTCGAGGCCCACCACAAGGACATGCAGGACCTGGAGTTCACGGTCCAGGATCGCCAGCTGTGGATGCTCCAGAGCCGGGCCGGCAAGCGCACCGGCAAGGCCATGGTCAAGATCGCCGTCGACCAGGTCCACGAGGGCCTGATCGATCAGGCCACCGCGATCCTGCGGATCGAGCCGAGCAAGCTCGACGAGCTGCTCCACCCGACCATCGATCCCAAGAACCGGCCGACCGCGCTGACCAAGGGCCTGCCGGCGTCGCCGGGCGCGGCCATCGGCGCGATCGTGTTCTCCGCGGTCGAGGCCGACGTGGCCGCGGCCAAGGGCGAGCGCGTGCTGCTGGTCCGGACCGAGACCTCGCCCGAGGACATCGTCGGGATGCAGGCCGCGGTCGGCATCCTGACCGCCCGCGGCGGCATGACCTCGCACGCGGCCGTGGTCGCGCGCGGCATGGGCAAGCCGTGCATCACCGGCGCCAGCGGCCTGCGGGTCGAGGCGGCGCGCGGGCAGGTGACGCTCCTGGGCAAGGGCGGGGCGCCCGACCGGGTGTTCCGGCGCGGCGAGGTGCTGACCCTCGACGGCTCGACCGGCGAGGTGTTCGCGGGCCCGGCGCCGCTGGCCCCGGCGGCGGTCACCGACGAGCTGGCCGAGCTGATGGTCTGGGTCGATCAGACCCGCACGCTCAAGGTCCGCACCAACGCCGACACCGCGGCCGACGCCCGCACCGCGCGCGCGTTCGGCGCCGAGGGCATCGGCCTGTGCCGCACCGAGCACATGTTCTTCGCCGCCGATCGCATCCTGGCGGTGCGCGAGATGATCCTGGCGTCGGACGAGGCCGGGCGCCGGGCCGCGCTCGCCAAGATCCTGCCGATGCAGCAGGCCGACTTCACCGAGATCTTCACGGCCATGGACGGCCTGCCGGTGACGATCCGGCTGCTCGACCCGCCGCTGCACGAGTTCTTGCCGCACGCCGCCGCCGAGGTGGCCGCCGTCGCCGCCGACCTCGGCGTCCTCCCCGACGCGATCGTCGCCAAGGTCTCGGCGCTGACCGAGTCCAACCCGATGCTCGGCCACCGCGGCTGCCGCCTGGCGATCACCTTCCCCGAGATCTACCAGATCCAGGCCGTCGCGATCGCGCGCGCCGCCATCGCCGCCCAGGCCGCGGGCGTCGCCGTCCACCCCGAGATCATGATCCCGCTGGTGATGGTGCCGGCCGAGCTGGCGACGCTGCGGGCCCAGGTCGCGGCCGAGGTCGATCGCGAGCTGGCCGCCGCCGGCGCGACGATCCCCTACACGATCGGCACGATGATCGAGCTGCCGCGCGCGTGCCTGGTGGCCGACCAGATCGCCGCCCACGCGGACTTCTTCTCGTTCGGCACCAACGACCTCACCCAGACCACGCTCGGCATCTCGCGCGACGACGTCGCCAGCTTCCTGCCGGCCTACCTCGGCGCCGACCTCCTGCCGGCCGATCCGTTCGTGTCGCTCGACGTCGGCGGGGTCGGCCAGCTGGTGCAGCTCGCGGTCGAGCGCGGCCGCCGCGCCAAGCCCGGCCTCAAGATCGGCGTGTGCGGCGAGCACGGCGGCGATCCCGCGTCGGTCGACGCGTTCCATCGGTTCGGCCTCGACTACGTCTCGTGCTCGCCCTTCCGCGTCCCGATCGCCCGGGTCGCCGCCGCCCGGGCCGCGCTCGCCCACGGGCCCCGTGGGGCCAAGGACCCGTCATGA
- a CDS encoding glycine--tRNA ligase subunit alpha produces the protein MYLQDLIFELQRFWADHGCVIEQPVDIEVGAGTFHPATFLRVLGPEPWSAAFAQFCRRPKDGRYGENPNRLGAYYQFQVGLKPSPLDVQDLYLASLRRIGLDPAAHDLRFVEDDWESPTLGAWGLGWEVWADGMEVTQFTYFQQAGGLDLMPVTAELTYGVERIAMYLQNVDSIFDIKWDKHVTYGQLRHPWEVEYSQFHFEETDAAFYFGLFERYEAECHRLLGRGLTLPAYEHCMKSSHAFNLLDARGAISVTERARFIGRVRAMARACAEAYVRSRAKLGFPLLVGDDRARATAAFAAAEEAGVNAAALAAARAVSPLAVEVARGE, from the coding sequence ATGTACCTACAAGATCTGATCTTCGAGCTCCAGCGCTTCTGGGCCGATCACGGCTGCGTGATCGAGCAGCCTGTCGACATCGAGGTCGGCGCGGGCACGTTCCACCCGGCCACGTTCCTGCGCGTGCTCGGCCCCGAGCCGTGGAGCGCTGCGTTCGCGCAGTTCTGCCGCCGACCGAAGGACGGTCGCTACGGCGAGAACCCCAACCGCCTCGGCGCGTACTACCAGTTCCAGGTCGGCCTCAAGCCGTCGCCGCTCGACGTCCAGGATCTGTACCTGGCGTCCTTGCGCCGCATCGGCCTCGATCCCGCCGCCCACGATCTGCGCTTCGTCGAGGACGACTGGGAGTCGCCGACGCTGGGCGCGTGGGGCCTGGGCTGGGAGGTCTGGGCCGACGGCATGGAGGTCACGCAGTTCACGTACTTCCAGCAGGCCGGCGGCCTCGATCTCATGCCGGTCACCGCCGAGCTGACCTACGGCGTCGAGCGCATCGCGATGTACCTGCAGAACGTCGACAGCATCTTCGACATCAAGTGGGACAAGCACGTGACCTACGGCCAGCTCCGGCACCCGTGGGAGGTCGAGTACTCGCAGTTCCACTTCGAGGAGACCGACGCCGCGTTCTACTTCGGCCTGTTCGAGCGCTACGAGGCCGAGTGCCACCGGCTGCTCGGCCGCGGGCTGACCCTGCCGGCCTACGAGCACTGCATGAAGTCGTCGCACGCGTTCAACCTGCTCGACGCCCGCGGCGCCATCAGCGTCACCGAGCGCGCGCGCTTCATCGGCCGGGTCCGGGCGATGGCGCGGGCCTGCGCCGAGGCCTACGTGCGGTCGCGCGCCAAGCTCGGGTTCCCGCTGCTCGTCGGCGACGATCGCGCCAGGGCGACCGCGGCGTTCGCGGCGGCCGAGGAGGCCGGGGTCAACGCGGCCGCGCTGGCGGCGGCGCGCGCGGTGTCCCCGCTCGCGGTGGAGGTGGCCCGTGGCGAGTGA
- the mutS gene encoding DNA mismatch repair protein MutS, translating into MRQFLEIKDRHPDAIVFFRLGDFYEMFFEDAVVAAGLLDLTLTTRDKGKVDAVPMCGVPHHAARGYVAKLTDLGHKVVICEQVEDPKLAKGLVRRDVVRIVTPGVVVDEDALDPKAGRYVAALVCGVAPAPPSPARTGRHAAPAAEPRPTPAPPRWGLAYLDVTTGEFRATELASAAAAVDELARVAPREVIVAAADLEPDGAAAPGAPIRRFAAVWGAAPVPDLDDARALLAAALAEPLADLATARPLLVRAAAAVLAYARATQPSGSLPIARLVAYEPSATMVLDEAAIANLELVATLVGGQRTCSLLEVLYETATAPGARLLRRWLLYPLTDLGAIGARADAVTDLYAAGELRRELRQQLRTTSDLERLAGKATLGVAGPRDLGRLRDTLIALPALATLAAPAPRLDGAPALNDLRTVATPALAALASRLDAALVEQPAALVKDGGFIRPGHDPEIDECRGLADGGKDAIAAIEERERARTGIASLKVRYNRVFGYYIEITKSQLARVPDDYLRKQTIAGGERYVTRELAELEAKVLAAQDTLAAREAELHRALVAEVAAAYQALLAAGAAIATLDVCVALADVAERRGWHRPTVDAGAIIDIKDGRHPVVEALVPAGTFVPNDARLDADREQVVLVTGPNMAGKSTFMRQVAHIVILAQVGSYVPAAAATIGVCDRVFTRVGATDNLARGDSTFMVEMRETAAILAHATRRSLVVLDEVGRGTSTFDGVSIAWAVVEYLHDAVGARTLFATHYHELVAMADDRPRVHNVSALVREQGGEVAFLRRIVPGAASRSYGIDVARLAGLPRSVIGRAREILGRLEGDGGALPSGRRLAARPPGQLSLLSDGPPAPRADPREAEALARLRALDLDRTTPIAALTALAELRALIS; encoded by the coding sequence ATGCGGCAGTTCCTGGAGATCAAGGATCGCCACCCGGACGCGATCGTGTTCTTCCGGCTCGGCGACTTCTACGAGATGTTCTTCGAGGACGCGGTGGTGGCGGCGGGGCTGCTCGACCTGACGCTGACCACCCGCGACAAGGGCAAGGTCGACGCGGTGCCGATGTGCGGCGTGCCCCACCACGCCGCCCGCGGCTACGTCGCCAAGCTGACCGACCTCGGCCACAAGGTCGTCATCTGCGAGCAGGTCGAGGACCCCAAGCTGGCCAAGGGCCTCGTGCGGCGCGACGTCGTGCGCATCGTGACGCCCGGGGTGGTCGTCGACGAGGACGCCCTCGATCCCAAGGCCGGCCGCTACGTCGCGGCGCTGGTGTGCGGCGTCGCGCCCGCGCCGCCGTCCCCGGCGCGCACCGGCCGTCACGCGGCGCCCGCGGCCGAGCCCAGGCCCACGCCGGCGCCGCCGCGCTGGGGCCTGGCGTACCTCGACGTGACCACCGGCGAGTTCCGGGCCACCGAGCTGGCCAGCGCCGCGGCCGCCGTCGACGAGCTGGCCCGGGTCGCGCCGCGCGAGGTGATCGTCGCGGCCGCGGACCTGGAGCCCGACGGCGCCGCCGCGCCCGGCGCGCCGATCCGGCGGTTCGCGGCGGTCTGGGGCGCCGCGCCGGTGCCGGACCTCGACGACGCCCGCGCGCTCCTGGCCGCGGCCCTGGCCGAGCCGCTCGCCGACCTCGCGACCGCGCGGCCGCTGCTGGTCCGCGCCGCCGCCGCGGTGCTGGCCTACGCCCGGGCCACCCAGCCCAGCGGCAGCTTGCCGATCGCGCGCCTGGTCGCCTACGAGCCGTCGGCGACGATGGTGCTCGACGAGGCCGCGATCGCCAACCTCGAGCTCGTGGCGACCCTGGTCGGCGGCCAGCGCACGTGCTCGCTGCTCGAGGTCCTCTACGAGACTGCCACCGCGCCCGGCGCGCGCCTGCTGCGTCGCTGGCTGCTGTACCCGCTGACCGACCTCGGCGCCATCGGCGCCCGGGCCGACGCGGTGACCGACCTGTACGCCGCCGGCGAGCTGCGGCGCGAGCTGCGCCAGCAGCTCCGCACCACCAGCGACCTCGAGCGCCTCGCCGGCAAGGCCACGCTCGGCGTCGCCGGCCCCCGCGACCTCGGGCGCCTGCGCGACACGCTGATCGCGCTGCCCGCGCTGGCGACGCTGGCGGCGCCGGCGCCGCGGCTCGACGGCGCGCCCGCGCTCAACGATCTGCGGACGGTCGCGACCCCGGCGCTGGCGGCGCTGGCGAGCCGGCTCGACGCCGCGCTGGTCGAGCAGCCGGCCGCGCTGGTCAAGGACGGCGGCTTCATCCGGCCCGGCCACGATCCCGAGATCGACGAGTGTCGGGGCCTGGCCGACGGCGGCAAGGACGCGATCGCCGCGATCGAGGAGCGCGAGCGCGCGCGCACCGGCATCGCCAGCCTGAAGGTCCGCTACAACCGCGTCTTCGGCTACTACATCGAGATCACCAAGAGCCAGCTGGCGCGGGTGCCCGACGACTACCTGCGCAAGCAGACGATCGCCGGCGGCGAGCGCTACGTCACGCGCGAGCTGGCCGAGCTCGAGGCCAAGGTGCTGGCGGCCCAGGACACGCTGGCCGCGCGTGAGGCCGAGCTGCACCGGGCGCTGGTGGCCGAGGTCGCGGCCGCGTACCAGGCGCTCCTGGCCGCGGGCGCGGCGATCGCGACCCTCGACGTGTGCGTCGCGCTGGCCGACGTCGCCGAGCGCCGCGGCTGGCACCGGCCCACCGTCGACGCCGGCGCGATCATCGACATCAAGGACGGCCGCCACCCGGTGGTCGAGGCGCTGGTGCCGGCCGGCACGTTCGTGCCCAACGACGCCCGCCTCGACGCCGATCGCGAGCAGGTCGTGCTGGTGACCGGGCCCAACATGGCCGGCAAGTCGACGTTCATGCGCCAGGTCGCGCACATCGTCATCCTGGCCCAGGTCGGCAGCTACGTGCCGGCGGCGGCCGCGACGATCGGCGTGTGCGACCGGGTGTTCACGCGGGTCGGCGCCACCGACAACCTGGCGCGCGGTGACTCGACGTTCATGGTCGAGATGCGCGAGACCGCGGCGATCCTGGCCCACGCCACCCGGCGCTCGCTGGTCGTGCTCGACGAGGTCGGCCGCGGCACGTCGACGTTCGACGGCGTGTCGATCGCCTGGGCCGTGGTCGAGTACCTGCACGACGCGGTCGGCGCGCGCACGCTGTTCGCGACCCACTACCACGAGCTGGTCGCGATGGCCGACGATCGCCCGCGGGTCCACAACGTGTCGGCGCTGGTGCGCGAGCAGGGCGGGGAGGTCGCGTTCCTGCGGCGGATCGTCCCGGGCGCCGCGTCGCGCAGCTACGGCATCGACGTGGCGCGCCTGGCCGGGCTGCCGCGCTCGGTCATCGGCCGCGCCCGCGAGATCCTGGGCCGCCTCGAGGGCGACGGCGGCGCGCTGCCGTCGGGCCGCCGGCTGGCGGCGCGGCCCCCGGGCCAGCTGTCGCTCCTGTCCGACGGGCCGCCGGCGCCGCGCGCCGATCCGCGCGAGGCCGAGGCGCTGGCGCGGCTGCGCGCGCTCGATCTCGATCGGACCACGCCGATCGCGGCCCTGACGGCGCTGGCGGAGCTGCGCGCCCTGATATCCTAG
- a CDS encoding serine/threonine protein kinase yields the protein MADPTDKSTLPSPIRVGRGDVDPELSTVLPGGLTSDDADASALDPLLAAVAATATPEAEIAPDTVVGEIFHVVRRIGAGGMGVVYLAHDQSLERPVAVKLHRAGRGADRLQREATAMARLSHPHVVTVHAVGRFRDDVFVAMEYVAGGTLRSWLRAEPRPWREALARCRAAGLGLAAAHAVGLVHRDFKPENVLLTEAGVPKVADFGLARTSGDDRPDSVDPDVASTESGSGRRSGGAGSGPRKDVLSDRLTMTGAMVGTPAYMAPEQFRGASSTRAPISSRWP from the coding sequence GTGGCGGATCCCACCGACAAGTCGACCCTGCCGTCGCCGATCCGCGTCGGCCGCGGCGACGTCGACCCCGAGCTGTCGACGGTGCTGCCCGGCGGCCTGACCAGCGACGACGCCGACGCCAGCGCGCTCGATCCGCTGCTGGCGGCGGTGGCGGCCACCGCGACGCCGGAGGCCGAGATCGCGCCCGACACGGTGGTCGGCGAGATCTTCCACGTCGTGCGCCGGATCGGCGCCGGCGGCATGGGCGTGGTCTACCTGGCGCACGATCAGTCGCTCGAGCGGCCGGTGGCGGTGAAGTTGCACCGCGCCGGCCGTGGCGCCGATCGGCTGCAACGCGAGGCCACCGCGATGGCGCGGCTGTCGCACCCGCACGTCGTGACCGTGCACGCGGTCGGGCGCTTCCGCGACGACGTGTTCGTGGCGATGGAGTACGTCGCCGGCGGCACGCTGCGGAGCTGGCTGCGGGCCGAGCCGCGGCCGTGGCGCGAGGCGCTGGCCCGGTGCCGCGCCGCCGGCCTCGGGCTGGCGGCCGCCCACGCGGTGGGCCTGGTCCACCGCGACTTCAAGCCCGAGAACGTGCTCCTGACCGAGGCCGGGGTGCCCAAGGTCGCCGACTTCGGGCTGGCGCGCACGTCCGGCGACGACCGCCCCGACAGCGTCGATCCCGACGTCGCCTCGACCGAGTCCGGCAGCGGCCGGCGCAGCGGCGGCGCCGGCAGCGGTCCGCGCAAGGACGTCCTGTCGGACCGCCTGACGATGACCGGCGCGATGGTGGGCACGCCCGCGTACATGGCGCCCGAGCAGTTCCGCGGCGCGTCGTCGACGCGCGCGCCGATCAGTTCGCGCTGGCCGTGA
- a CDS encoding glycine--tRNA ligase subunit beta has product MASDDLLFELGCEEIPSRMLARALAELPALARARLDAARLTCGDVRALGTPRRLALVVHGLADRQPDLDERVVGPPTSAAFAADGTVTKAGLGFAAKNGVDPSTLERAEVPGKKGTYVVAVRHVPGRSALEVLPALLTELIAAIPWPKSMRWGWREVGFVRPLHWLVALYGAEVVPVRYGGLVAGRATRGHRFLAPGAIEVARAGDYVEALRPAFVIVDPAARQRMIEAELARLAVETGCTVRRDDELLGEVTGLCEYPVGISGTFDPAFLEIPEEALVTTMRNHQRYFAMEQDGRLAPRFATIAATVTKDAAVVQAGNERVLAARLSDARFFFAEDCKKDLDALRAKLDDVVFQAKLGEARSTGAKVRRIVGIVEALIERVGFEHADGAAVARRAAELCKSDLLTGVVGELPELQGVMGMHYARRQLAADPATAGIADAVGTAIAEHYMPRGAGAALPTTIAGALVGIADRIDTLVGCFGTGLEPTGSADPYGLRRAANAILAVNLDLGPGGDRHDAVGKGRGFPLQLDTLIEIAAHQFDGQIEVTDTDCGELHEFFRGRLRTLLLDGGLAALDVDAALGVGFDDVCDARLRARVLAAVPATARAVFKRIANILDDAHGKGIEISGEVKQGLFVAPDNSEWRLWNAFAAATARLDAAAAGQDYATTVAILVELQPTVAAFFDKGGVMVMDPDPALRENRLSLLQRILAPFAAIADFRLASQGSAS; this is encoded by the coding sequence GTGGCGAGTGACGATCTGCTGTTCGAGCTGGGCTGCGAGGAGATCCCGTCGCGGATGCTGGCGCGCGCGCTGGCCGAGCTGCCGGCCCTCGCCCGGGCCCGGCTCGACGCCGCGCGCCTGACCTGCGGCGACGTGCGCGCGCTCGGCACGCCGCGGCGCCTCGCGCTGGTGGTCCACGGCCTGGCCGATCGCCAGCCCGATCTCGACGAGCGCGTCGTCGGTCCGCCCACCAGCGCGGCGTTCGCCGCCGACGGCACCGTCACCAAGGCCGGCCTCGGCTTCGCCGCCAAGAACGGCGTCGATCCGTCGACGCTCGAGCGCGCGGAGGTGCCGGGCAAGAAGGGCACGTACGTCGTCGCGGTCCGGCACGTGCCCGGCCGGTCCGCCCTCGAGGTCCTGCCCGCGCTGCTCACCGAGCTGATCGCGGCGATCCCGTGGCCCAAGTCGATGCGCTGGGGCTGGCGCGAGGTCGGGTTCGTGCGGCCGCTGCACTGGCTCGTCGCGCTCTACGGCGCCGAGGTCGTGCCGGTCCGCTACGGCGGCCTCGTCGCCGGGCGCGCGACCCGGGGCCACCGCTTCCTCGCGCCCGGCGCGATCGAGGTGGCGCGCGCCGGTGACTACGTCGAGGCGCTGCGCCCAGCGTTCGTGATCGTCGATCCCGCCGCGCGCCAGCGCATGATCGAGGCCGAGCTGGCGCGGCTCGCGGTCGAGACCGGCTGCACCGTGCGCCGCGACGACGAGCTGCTCGGCGAGGTCACCGGCCTGTGCGAGTACCCGGTCGGGATCTCGGGCACCTTCGATCCGGCGTTCCTCGAGATCCCGGAGGAGGCGCTGGTCACGACCATGCGCAACCACCAGCGCTACTTCGCGATGGAGCAGGACGGGCGCCTGGCGCCGCGGTTCGCGACGATCGCCGCGACGGTCACCAAGGACGCGGCGGTGGTGCAGGCCGGCAACGAGCGCGTGCTCGCGGCCCGGCTGTCCGACGCCCGGTTCTTCTTCGCCGAGGACTGCAAGAAGGACCTCGACGCCCTCCGGGCCAAGCTCGACGACGTGGTCTTCCAGGCCAAGCTCGGCGAGGCCCGCTCGACCGGCGCCAAGGTCCGCCGCATCGTCGGCATCGTCGAGGCGCTGATCGAGCGGGTCGGGTTCGAGCACGCCGACGGCGCCGCGGTCGCGCGCCGCGCCGCCGAGCTGTGCAAGAGCGATCTGCTGACCGGCGTGGTCGGCGAGCTGCCCGAGCTCCAGGGCGTGATGGGCATGCACTACGCGCGGCGCCAGCTCGCGGCCGATCCGGCGACCGCCGGCATCGCCGACGCGGTCGGCACCGCGATCGCCGAGCACTACATGCCGCGCGGCGCCGGCGCGGCGCTGCCGACGACGATCGCCGGCGCGCTGGTCGGCATCGCCGATCGGATCGACACGCTGGTCGGCTGCTTCGGCACCGGCCTCGAGCCCACCGGCTCGGCCGATCCCTACGGCCTGCGCCGGGCCGCCAACGCGATCCTCGCGGTCAACCTCGACCTCGGCCCCGGCGGCGATCGCCACGACGCGGTCGGCAAGGGCCGGGGCTTCCCGCTCCAGCTCGACACGCTGATCGAGATCGCCGCCCACCAGTTCGACGGCCAGATCGAGGTCACCGACACCGACTGCGGCGAGCTCCACGAGTTCTTCCGCGGGCGCCTGCGCACGCTCTTGCTCGACGGCGGCCTCGCGGCCCTCGACGTCGACGCCGCGCTCGGGGTCGGCTTCGACGACGTCTGCGACGCGCGGCTGCGGGCCCGGGTCCTGGCGGCGGTGCCGGCGACGGCGCGGGCGGTGTTCAAGCGGATCGCCAACATCCTCGACGACGCTCACGGCAAGGGCATCGAGATCAGCGGCGAGGTCAAGCAGGGGCTGTTCGTCGCGCCCGACAACAGCGAGTGGCGGCTGTGGAACGCGTTCGCCGCGGCCACCGCGCGGCTCGACGCGGCCGCGGCCGGCCAGGACTACGCCACGACCGTGGCGATCCTGGTCGAGCTGCAGCCGACCGTGGCGGCGTTCTTCGACAAGGGCGGCGTGATGGTGATGGACCCGGACCCGGCGCTGCGCGAGAACCGGCTGTCGCTGTTGCAGCGGATCCTCGCGCCGTTCGCGGCCATCGCCGACTTCCGGTTGGCCTCACAGGGGAGCGCGTCATGA
- a CDS encoding SPOR domain-containing protein: MAGTDTDLYKDKIEVSLDGRQIFYLFFGGAVVACLVFVLGVMVGRRLEARGHVDKVAATSSARDPLAALDKLGAGDGPMTFPTALGGSGNPAAAVDREIAAMSARRAAAAAPATRPEDPAPATKPAAGKPEAPKPVAAKPEPAAPKPVAAKPEPVAAKPEPAAKGKFTLQLSAFQDQAEAEAFLSTVKSAGYGAYITSADVDGTKFYRVRLGTYPTYEDAVAAKGEFEKKVPKIAYVTRL, from the coding sequence ATGGCTGGAACGGATACCGACCTGTACAAGGACAAGATCGAGGTCAGCCTCGACGGGCGCCAGATCTTCTACCTCTTCTTCGGCGGGGCCGTGGTGGCGTGCCTGGTGTTCGTGCTCGGCGTGATGGTCGGCCGACGGCTCGAGGCCCGCGGCCACGTCGACAAGGTCGCCGCCACCTCGAGCGCGCGCGATCCGCTGGCGGCGCTCGACAAGCTCGGCGCCGGCGACGGCCCGATGACGTTCCCGACCGCGCTCGGCGGCAGCGGCAACCCGGCCGCCGCGGTCGATCGCGAGATCGCCGCGATGAGCGCGCGCCGCGCCGCGGCCGCCGCGCCGGCGACCCGCCCCGAGGACCCGGCGCCGGCGACCAAGCCCGCGGCCGGCAAGCCCGAGGCGCCCAAGCCGGTGGCGGCGAAGCCGGAGCCGGCCGCGCCCAAGCCGGTGGCGGCGAAGCCGGAGCCCGTGGCCGCGAAGCCCGAGCCCGCCGCCAAGGGCAAGTTCACGCTGCAGCTCTCGGCGTTCCAGGATCAGGCGGAGGCGGAGGCGTTCCTGTCCACGGTCAAGTCCGCTGGCTACGGCGCGTACATCACCTCCGCCGACGTCGACGGCACGAAGTTCTACCGCGTCCGCCTGGGCACGTACCCGACCTACGAGGACGCCGTCGCGGCCAAGGGCGAGTTCGAGAAGAAGGTGCCCAAGATCGCCTACGTCACGCGCCTGTGA